One Drosophila willistoni isolate 14030-0811.24 chromosome 2R unlocalized genomic scaffold, UCI_dwil_1.1 Seg167, whole genome shotgun sequence DNA segment encodes these proteins:
- the LOC6643839 gene encoding protein phosphatase PHLPP-like protein, producing MLKATRKPPPTTEIQYKSKLKVKANNNNAIVERLPILADSSVQTAEDENVLLNTNSQKLSLKGSQLGGSILIGNYNYLTQLEVCENEMEILDLSSLAQLEILKCSRNKLMELIINGTNLQKLYADHNSLHSISTTNAHPVPMKLIHIDISNNLFSDLPNWIGACASLCSLDASRNRVINITGLLRNYCIKDLQTLNLSHNEIQKIESLPDALSSLKHLSIQSNDLQNLPENFFAVTNTQLQTLNASCNKLNGLPRYEQNNNAALINLYLAGNQLNDSIFEPLLNAGKLKCLHLQYNRIGTLPPECLRNWSDLEILVLSGNMLQQLPEQVATLTQLRVLRCCNNLLLSTPQLAKLGKLKVLDLSHNHLDRVNLLSLVPSRNLKYLDLSGNLQLQVDEQQFKVCQTQSQRHWSFIDVSGNNRAALPTGTMRPASQRNQGKTTPWTMGFAESPGSGDCRKLLVSQLRAGNYGGIDEAVYGMFEAAEGGGRAAQGMTKLVPDLLKSEQMIKDSSHGDYLKFTLLTAQQQCGSGNIRSAALFHLTRTRAPSKVRPLKSKRYVLRMASTGRSEAYLIRRTTQLRLTNAPESSIKEGKLPDPEVLELTLSNDDEYLVLGNSHLWTVMDIGRAARELRKEENALLGAKRLLDIAQSFGATENLSVIVVRFRHLGTDVDHLIRELKQSVRKKPTLVVQSPPSISVCKRTCCDRSNACRHRTLEHESLALAGRSSPSGQSDRDLLAKDGSSDEFILAHARVMQEEQQLEMLDETESVLSEEQFKCWEYMLEQNTQLLFDKELNTISKSFTKKPHMAPSIGANLNQIQGQTERNDFTSNLVKSVANKFISSSTPQLPQQQQTMTSTPTPMGSYHQGIKHPMAMSGHFGSALSFQQSQAYGYNQFDGKARKSPGANIYTKRNGLGGPHSAYFGSLQRLMPYNFEYDFAVTQERERNILDEEELDDDDFNEHESRMRKYWGVATTEL from the exons ATGCTTAAAGCCACAAGGAAACCACCGCCCACAACTGAAATACAATATAAATCGAAACTAAAAGTTAAagccaataataataatgccaTTGTCGAACGTTTGCCCATTTTGGCGGATAGTTCTGTTCAAACGGCGGAAgatgaaaatgttttattaaatacaaattccCAGAAATTGAGTCTAAAGGGCAGCCAACTTGGTGGAAGTATTTTGATTGGCAATTATAAT TATCTTACCCAATTGGAGGTTTgtgaaaatgaaatggaaattttGGATCTCAGTTCTTTGGCACaattggaaattttaaaatgcagTCGCAACAAATTAATGGAGCTCATTATAAATGGCACAAATCTGCAGAAACTTTATGCTGATCATAACT CTCTCCATTCCATTTCCACAACAAATGCCCATCCTGTGCCGATGAAACTAATTCATATTGATATATCGAACAATTTGTTTAGTGATCTGCCAAATTGGATTGGTGCCTGTGCCAGTTTATGTTCCCTGGATGCATCTCGCAATCGTGTAATCAATATAACTGGTCTTTTAAGGAATTATTGTATCAAAGATTTGCAAACTCTCAACTTGTCACATAATGAGATACAGAAAATCGAGTCCTTACCGGATGCCTTGAGTAGCCTTAAGCACTTGAGTATACAGAGCAATGATCTTCAAAATTTGCCAGAAAATTTCTTTGCTGTCACTAATACACAATTGCAGACATTGAATGCGTCGTGCAATAAACTTAATGGTCTACCCCGATATGAACAGAACAATAATGCTGCGCTAATTAATCTATATTTGGCGGGTAATCAATTGAATGACAGTATATTTGAGCCCTTACTGAATGCTGGCAAATTGAAATGTCTTCACTTGCAATACAATCGAATTGGTACACTTCCGCCGGAGTGCTTAAGGAATTGGAGTGATTTGGAGATTTTGGTATTGTCCGGAAATATGTTACAACAATTGCCAGAACAGGTGGCAACTTTGACGCAATTGAGGGTACTGAGATGTTGTAACAATCTATTGCTGAGTACACCTCAGTTGGCCAAGTTGGGTAAACTGAAAGTTTTGGATCTTTCGCATAATCATTTGGATCGGGTGAATTTGTTGTCCCTTGTGCCGTCACGTAATCTCAAGTATTTGGATTTATCTGGAAATTTGCAGCTTCAG GTTGATGAACAGCAATTTAAGGTCTGTCAGACACAAAGTCAAAGGCATTGGAGTTTTATTGATGTATCGGGCAACAATCGTGCCGCTTTGCCCACTGGCACAATGCGTCCCGCCTCCCAACGTAATCAAGGAAAGACAACACCATGGACCATGGGTTTTGCTGAATCTCCCGGCTCGGGTGATTGCCGTAAACTCTTGGTCTCACAATTGCGTGCGGGTAACTATGGCGGCATAGATGAAGCTGTTTATGGCATGTTTGAGGCTGCCGAAGGAGGAGGACGTGCTGCCCAGGGAATGACTAAATTAGTGCCAGATCTATTGAAAAGTGAACAAATGATAAAGGATTCATCGCACGGTGATTATCTAAAGTTTACTTTACTAACGGCACAACAGCAATGCGGAAGTGGAAATATTAGGAGTGCGGCTTTGTTTCATCTGACCAGGACACGAGCCCCATCCAAAGTGCGTCCTTTGAAGAGTAAACGCTATGTATTGAGAATGGCAAGCACTGGTCGTTCCGAGGCCTATCTAATACGAAGAACGACCCAGTTGCGATTGACAAATGCACCAGAGTCAAGTATTAAGGAGGGCAAGCTACCCGATCCCGAAGTGTTAGAG TTAACACTTAGCAATGATGATGAGTATCTGGTTCTGGGCAATTCCCATTTGTGGACAGTTATGGATATTGGACGTGCGGCGCGAGAGTTACGCAAAGAGGAAAACGCTCTGTTGGGAGCGAAACGTCTACTAGATATTGCCCAAAGTTTTGGAGCCACTGAGAATCTTAGCGTTATTGTTGTACGCTTTCGACACTTGGGCACCGATGTCGATCATCTGATACGGGAACTCAAGCAGAGTGTACGCAAAAAACCCACTTTAGTTGTCCAATCTCCTCCCAGCATATCGGTCTGTAAACGCACCTGTTGTGATCGGAGCAATGCCTGCCGTCATCGTACTCTCGAACATGAATCATTGGCATTGGCTGGACGCTCTTCGCCGAGTGGCCAAAGTGATCGGGATCTATTGGCCAAGGATGGCAGCAGCGATGAGTTTATTTTGGCTCATGCCCGTGTCATGCAGGAGGAACAGCAATTGGAAATGCTAGATGAAACAGAATCAGTCCTGTCAGAGGAACAATTCAAATGCTGGGAATACATGCTAGAGCAAAATACGCAATTGCTGTTCGATAAGGAGCTAAATACCATATCAAAGTCGTTTACCAAAAAACCGCATATGGCTCCATCCATCGGAGCAAATCTTAATCAAATTCAAGGACAAACGGAGCGCAATGACTTTACCTCGAATCTGGTTAAAAGTGTTGCCAATAAATTCATCTCGAGCAGTACGCCCCAAttgccacaacaacaacagaccATGACAAGTACGCCCACACCCATGGGCTCTTACCATCAGGGTATTAAACATCCAATGGCCATGTCGGGACACTTTGGAAGCGCTCTCTCATTTCAGCAATCTCAAGCCTATGGCTACAACCAATTTGATGGCAAGGCGCGTAAGTCCCCCGGAGCCAACATCTACACAAAACGTAATGGTCTAGGTGGTCCTCATTCGGCTTATTTTGGATCCCTGCAACGGCTAATGCCGTATAATTTTGAATACGACTTTGCGGTTACTCAAGAACGGGAGCGTAATATTTTAGATGAAGAAGAactcgatgatgatgatttcaATGAGCATGAGAGTCGTATGCGCAAATATTGGGGAGTGGCCACAACGGAACTATAG
- the LOC6643838 gene encoding putative 1-acyl-sn-glycerol-3-phosphate acyltransferase acl-2, whose product MACTCEVIGLACIVALILSISAKAPYQMRMFIVYFGAGAIVMLCVPFMILRPRDYRNALVPSWCFRQLCKLMGITMEVRGLENVRTNHGSVILMNHQSALDLCVLSYLWPVIGRATVVAKKEILYLPFFGIGAWLWGTLYINRSRKSDSINSLQKEAKAIQQRNCKLLLFPEGTRNSKDTLLPFKKGSFHIAMQSKCPIQPVIISKYAFMDDDKKTFRPGHALIQILPEIPTDKYEKDDMDKLIDDCRNIMQAEYTKLTKEGLALNSKKRA is encoded by the exons ATGGCTTGCACTTGTGAGGTAATCGGCCTGGCCTGCATTGTGGCTCTTATCTTAAGTATATCTGCCAAGGCTCCATACCAAATGCGTATGTTCATCGTGTACTTTGGAGCGGGAGCTATAGTCATGTTATGTGTGCCCTTTATGATCTTGCGACCCCGAGACTATCGCAATGCGCT gGTTCCATCCTGGTGCTTCCGACAGTTATGCAAATTAATGGGCATAACCATGGAAGTGAGAGGTCTGGAGAATGTACGCACAAATCATGGCAGTGTAATCCTGATGAATCATCAAAGTGCATTGGATCTGTGTGTACTGTCGTATCTGTGGCCAGTGATTGGACGTGCCACTGTGGTGGCCAAGAAGGAAATACTCTATCTACCATTCTTTGGCATTGGTGCCTGGCTATGGGGTACTCTGTATATAAATCGTTCACGTAAATCCGATTCGATTAATTCACTGCAAAAGGAGGCCAAGGCTATACAGCAGCGGAATTGCAAGTTATTACTCTTCCCAGAGGGTACACGTAACTCCAAGGATACACTATTGCCCTTTAAGAAGGGCTCCTTTCACATTGCCATGCAGAGCAAGTGTCCCATTCAGCCGGTAATCATATCTAAATATGCCTTTATGGATGATGATAAGAAAACTTTCCGACCTGGTCACGCTCTGATTCAAATTCTACCAGAAATACCGACGGACAAGTATGAGAAGGATGATATGGATAAGCTAATTGATGATTGTCGCAATATCATGCAAGCGGAATACACAAAATTAACGAAGGAAGGCTTAGCCTTGAATTCGAAAAAGCGGGCATAG